One segment of Panicum virgatum strain AP13 chromosome 3K, P.virgatum_v5, whole genome shotgun sequence DNA contains the following:
- the LOC120696981 gene encoding 2-alkenal reductase (NADP(+)-dependent)-like, giving the protein MAAARDEVPNKRVVLKRYVTGFPSEDDMEVVTATARLTVPPGSTAMVVKNLYVSCDPYMRGRMTKHERPSYVPDFVLGEALVNFGVSRVIASGHPDFKVGDLVWGMTGWEEYTLVPKPESFFKINHPELPLSYYTGVLGMPGLTAWAGFFDVSKPKKGDYVFVSAASGAVGQLVGQLAKLTGCYVVGSAGSDEKVNLLKTKFGFDEAFNYKKEQDLDAALRRCFPEGIDIYFENVGGPTLEAVLSNMRNHGRIPACGMISQYNLEQPEGVRNLFHIVAKRLRMEGFMVFDYFSEYYKFEEEMAGSYVEDIAEGLERAPAALIGLYSGRNVGKQLVAVARE; this is encoded by the exons atggcggcggcgagagacGAGGTGCCGAACAAAAGGGTGGTCCTGAAGCGCTACGTGACGGGGTTCCCGTCGGAGGACGACATGGAGGtggtgacggcgacggcgcgcctTACCGTGCCGCCGGGGTCGACGGCCATGGTGGTCAAGAACCTCTACGTCTCCTGCGACCCCTACATGCGCGGCCGCATGACCAAGCACGAACGCCCCAGCTACGTCCCGGACTTCGTCCTCGGGGAG GCTTTGGTTAATTTTGGCGTCAGCAGGGTGATAGCATCTGGGCACCCGGATTTCAAGGTTGGGGATCTTGTGTGGGGAATGACCGGATGGGAGGAGTACACTCTCGTCCCTAAACCGGAGTCATTTTTCAAGATCAATCACCCCGAGTTGCCTCTGTCCTACTACACAGGTGTTCTTG GCATGCCCGGCCTTACTGCTTGGGCTGGATTTTTCGATGTGAGCAAGCCTAAGAAAGGCGATTACGTTTTTGTCTCGGCTGCATCAGGTGCCGTTGGTCAGCTTGTTGGGCAGCTTGCTAAGCTCACGGGCTGTTATGTAGTTGGCAGTGCTGGTTCTGATGAGAAG GTTaaccttctgaaaaccaagTTTGGCTTCGACGAAGCATTCAACTACAAGAAAGAGCAGGACCTTGATGCTGCCCTGAGGAG GTGCTTCCCTGAGGGCATCGACATCTACTTCGAGAACGTGGGTGGCCCAACACTGGAGGCCGTGCTGTCCAACATGCGCAACCACGGGCGGATCCCCGCGTGCGGCATGATCTCGCAGTACAACCTTGAGCAGCCGGAGGGCGTGCGCAACCTCTTCCACATCGTCGCCAAGCGCCTGCGCATGGAGGGCTTCATGGTCTTCGACTACTTCAGCGAGTACTACAAGTTCGAGGAGGAGATGGCAGGGTCATACGTCGAGGACATTGCTGAAGGGCTGGaaagggcgccggcggcgctgatCGGGCTATACTCCGGGCGCAACGTCGGCAAGCAACTGGTCGCCGTCGCGCGGGAGTGA
- the LOC120696983 gene encoding uncharacterized protein LOC120696983: MRDYFNENALFGEEDFRRRYHQLSQMNSFYFVKISGASSLTLSGVTVAVPLVPGEWCPLLERLRIEDCRVERRAVVVLLPRLKLLAMEDVDVGSTDREDAPELEESRSAARPAGPWTTGPSPCARLRWREQFAQCVRVDVGDQGSVSEGTIEFTANGDRNDMSCCEMKLFRAQMMKMLRGLLPDLTPSTIADVARPYMTLDVSTMVDEETGGEVIQEEKLTCDIGGLMSRST; encoded by the exons ATGCGAGATTACTTCAATGAGAATGCATTGTTCGGCGAGGAAGATTTCAGGCGCAGGTATCATCAACTATCACAGATGAATTCATTTTACTTTGTGAAGATTTCAGGCGCGTCCTCGCTGACGCTCTCCGGCGTCACCGTCGCCGTGCCGCTCGTGCCGGGCGAGTGGTGCCCGCTGCTAGAGCGCCTGCGCATCGAGGACTGCCGCGTCGAGCGCCGCGCCGTGGTCGTGCTCCTCCCGCGGCTCAAGCTGCTCGCCATGGAGGACGTCGACGTCGGCTCGACGGACCGCGAGGACGCGCCGGAGCTTGAGGAGTCGAGGTCAGCTGCTCGGCCCGCTGGGCCGTGGACTACAGGTCCTTCGCCGTGCGCGCGCCTGCGCTGGCGCGAGCAGTTCGCGCAGTGCGTGCGCGTCGACGTCGGCGACCAGGGCAGCGTCTCCGAGGGCACCATCGAGTTCACGGCCAACGGCGACCGCAACGACATGTCCTGCTGCGAGATGAAGCTGTTCCGCGCGCAGATGATGAAGATGCTCCGGGGGCTCCTCCCCGACCTAACGCCGAGCACCATCGCAGACGTTGCACG GCCTTACATGACGCTGGACGTCAGCACCATGGTGGATGAAGAGACCGGTGGTGAGGTGATCCAGGAGGAGAAGCTCACCTGCGACATCGGCGGCCTCATGTCGCGATCTACCTGA